The stretch of DNA GGAGAAACGCATAGGGGAACTGGTAGCCCGAAGCGGATGCAGGGTCGACGAAGGCAATCGTTCGGCCCCGGAGGTCCTCGAAGCTCTCGATGTCGCTGTCATGGTGGACGTTGAACTGGGCGCGGTAGCTCGCCTCGCCGTGGCGCACGGACTCGAGAATGAAGCTGGCGTCATGACGTTCGACCGCCTGGACCAGGGCGGTGGGGCCGAAGAGGCCCATGTCGACGCGACCC from Deinococcota bacterium encodes:
- the phnD gene encoding phosphate/phosphite/phosphonate ABC transporter substrate-binding protein translates to MKRVIFVLLVLGLSLTPAFAQEPERLVLGMMPSLEAERLVDTLEPLAEMLGERLGVPVDAFVATSYTGLVEAMGTGRVDMGLFGPTALVQAVERHDASFILESVRHGEASYRAQFNVHHDSDIESFEDLRGRTIAFVDPASASGYQFPYAFL